The following DNA comes from Solanum stenotomum isolate F172 chromosome 11, ASM1918654v1, whole genome shotgun sequence.
ATCCTAGAAAGAGGAATTTTAGCTACTCATGATTTGAATACAAAAGATATAATTCATGTATTTAACAAGAAATAAAGTTAACTGAAAAGATGAATAGTTTAACCTTAGGAGAGTTTATTTGCCTTCAGGTTGCCTTAAGTTGTAAAACGTAGAAATGAGTAAAAGTAAAGAGTATTTAGCTTGATTatctttaaaacaaaatattaacatGAAAgatatttgaccaaaaaaatgtataaaataataaatatgccTAATATCACTAGCTCTGACGTTGTTTGGCTTTATGAAGTTGAGATTGAATTTTCTCAATCTAATCTTACTTTTCTCCAAGCTAACGATACAATTGTTATTCAGATTACTACTAATTCAATTTAGCACGAGagaacaaaacatattgaagTAGACTGTCATTATATAAGAGAAactatacataaaatatttattaatactcTTTAACATGTCTCCTGTGTTCTTCAAATAGTCtgtatttataaaattcatgGGTCAACACGCAATCAGTTTCTAGTAGGCAAATTAATGCTTCTTGATCCACCAACATCAGTTTGAGGGGGATGTTCGCATGATGAATGACTCGCATATCATGAATTAATAgagaaaaattgtatatatttatgtaactatatatattatattgtatataagtTTGTAATTAAAGAGATTTGATGTAGTAACaaattagaataaatattatagcATAACAATTAAGCATAACATATTTGGAGGGATAACATATATAACTGACTCGTTAAGGATAAAAATGATAGATCTTCATAGATGTAAATTCGAAAAAAAATGATAGATCTTCATGGATGTAAATTCGAAAATGAAACGACTCTCAATTTGAgaagtaaaaataacaaaaatctaCATATTCACGATTTCACCAATTCACAAATATCATGAACTAATAGagaataattgtatatatttatgtGACTATATAGTATTGcatatatataagtataattataaAGATCTGATATAATAATCAAAGagaataaaatcataatataacaATTAGGAACAACAAATTTTGAGGGATAGAATAATAAATCTTTAGAGATAAAAATGATAGATATTTAGAAATATAAATCTGCATACTTCCTATTTAATGACATGAGTCTCAATTTGATAGGTatactattaaaaaattaataaaaattagaattattttctaatattttcaCGCGGCATTAACCTCTGGATCACACCCAAGTCAGCAAGAATTTATCAATTGATTTTGATGGCTAGCAAATTAAGCAAAGCAAATAGATAAATTATAGGGATGAAGTAAAGGCAACAAGTCTCTACTAAATGCACTTGTATACCAATATGGTAAAAGTAGGACATTTATGGCCTTTGAAACACACTCCCCCCAAACCCACAATCCTCACAAAAATggaaacttttttttctttttctaatttattttggaaataACTTGATCTTGTGGTCCCCCTcccacaataattattttagctcTTTTATTTAGGAACAGAGCTGCTGGAGTATAGTTTACGATACTTTGACTCAAATCATGTATTtatctttataaaatttactaaatagattaatttaaattactgagtatgctgttgttgttgtttgactAGTAACAAAAAATGACTACAATCTCAACTTAACAAACTTTAGATCTCGACTCCGCCTTTTGCTTTTATTAGAGGTTGAATAAAGTTTGTAACACCCCCACCCCCTTCCCTTTGTCCCTCTATATCttgatatatatacatgtaaatatatatgtacGAATTGTGTATGTCATAATGTATATAACTTACGCCTTTTCACTACCCTACGAAGATGTACTATTTAGCCCTCTAAGGCATCACACAAAGTACATATTCAAGAGCTTTGATTCAACTTTGCAATAAGTCACCTCCCTTTTTGCAcccctcttttcttttcttttcttttttacattttttgctTAAGGGGTTCcaataaatatgagaaaatatattcataattaCACAAGAAAAACACAAtagatattcttcttcttcttcttcttcttctcttctttctccaTATATTCACCATTTATATTCTTCTTACCATGGATATCAACCACATTAAACTCACTACCTCCACTTGGGAACCAACCATGTCCAATATGGACAACGAACATGTCTTCCGCGACCAACAACAACCATGCTTGTCCAGTATACCAAACGACCATGTCTACCacaaccatcaacaacaacaacaacaacaatttcattTCGAACATAACCCTATTTGGCCTAGTTTTCCTCTTCAAAACCCTCAACACCATCACCTCCCCTCTTCCTCAagccaacaacaacaacaacaacaagaagttGTTCCTTTTgctcatgttttaaacaaccaTGTTCAAACACTAATAGAGGATCATAACGATCAAGAACACAATGAtcaagatgaagatgaagaagaagaagaggagctAGGAGCCATGAAAGAAATGATGTTCAAAATTGCATCTATGCAACCAGTAGATATTGATCCATCCACTATTCGAAAACCTAAAAGACGAAACGTACGTATTAGCAACGATCCACAAAGCGTAGCAGCCAGGCTTCGCCGCGAAAGAATAAGTGAAAAAATAAGGATCTTGCAAAGATTAGTCCCCGGTGGAACAAAAATGGACACTGCATCCATGTTAGACGAAGCAATTCGCTATGTTAAGTTCTTAAAAAGGCAAATCCGTAACTTACAATCATCAAATCATAACCTCCCACCAACACAGATATCAGGACCGTCATGCCCTAATAATGAAAATTGGGCAAATATTGTCACACCAAGTACAAAAGGTCTAATTCTTGGCTCATCTAGTAATGTTACAACTTTTGTTGGTAACACTACATCGGATCCTACTTATGAGGTAATTGGTAATTGAAGTgtgattaatattattattgtgtACTAATTggaatttttaagaataaaaatattagtaatattATATAGAGGAATTAATTATTTGTGTATAGTGGATCATGTGAATtgtgaactaaaaaaaataggttTGTTAGGATTGTGTTGACTTAAAGGGCATGATAATCATCACAACGGTTAGACTTGAGTTACGTATGTTCTATATagtatattaataattatacaataaggtctttatctatttattttttctgatCATCAAAAAGTTCATTTGGCTGAATTCTCTCCCGGGAATAAAACAGTGACGTGAGAAGCAATTGAATATGATTATACTCTTGGTCCCTCCCCCCACCTCacacacttttttttcttccgaTTTCCCACCTGGTGTGTTCGGTACCCATATTGGAGCCTGATTAAATCTAGATTCACGTCGAAAAATTTCACATTAGGGATAAAGTGCTCCCTAACAAAAGCAACTTTGTACTGATCATGAGGCCGACTTGAActcgagacctctggttaaggatgaaggagtacttccTACTCCACAACGACAACTCTTGTTGGTATCACACACACTTGTTTGTGCTCGTGTGTGTGCGTTTGTACAATCATGTAATGTATAGGTATATTgagtttaacttatatatatacatcGTAAAGAAATTATATGTTAGGAAGATTCAAAATCTCATTTTGTATGGAAAATTTTATGTTCTTATTTTTTGAATGACTTAATAATGTAAATAAACGTTTTAGATGGTCTTTTTTGCTCTCATTTGTTGATTTTTCAAAGATCTTTTCAGTTGAGTTTGTGACTAAATTTAGAgcattttgaagttttatatgtattttcatATGATGAGAAGGGTGtagtaaaaaagaaattaataggGATATATGTTAAACTAATTTGgataaggatttttttttatatattcaggtgttagaaaattaaaaaattggattttaaaaaaaaaaaactacatatCCTGATGATAATTCAATTGAgttgttttctctttttcccttaaaaaattaaaatttgctttctttacttttttgtcCTTTCAATACTTCAATGGCTTTTCACTTCAAAACCCTATATTTGCAATTCCACAAAtctctcttcttcctctctCTCTTATTGAGTTTTTATTGTGTGTCtggtatttatattaaaattgattaaatttgaattaatttgtgCATTGCATGGTCCATTTCTGATGGCAGTACTCCcaatagaatatttttattttcaggaTTCGAACCTAAAACCTCTAATTAAGGGTGAAGGGTTATCAATCATCCCATCACAGCCTATAATGATCTCTCTCCGTGTGTATTATGAAGTAAAGATTAACTTTAAAACCCTAATTTCCAAACTAAAGGAATACAGTcaatatatttctatttttagttcCTAGCTAGCTAATTATCAAGTTCTAGCTAAATTTCATTAGTCATTATGTTTAATTTGAGAAGGCTTATTAATTAGTTGTATCACTAATTTATTAGTTTTTGCTTAAGTACTGTTTTACAACACTTAATTATTTGTTGGAAGACAGTCAAGGACATATTGAAgttaatttctttcaaaaaaataaattgcgTGTTAATTTCGTTAATTTGAGGAATAATTCTACTTTTTgattctatatatatacatgtacattaaattataaatatgatatttagtTATTAACTCAATCACTAAAGTGAGCTATATAATTGATGGCAAGCTTAGAATTCAATAATTTCGATTGAATAAATAGCTGACTTCACGTATGACATGTTATctcaatttttattgtttttttattaaataaacgttgatattgttttgttttttcgttttaaaattttaacgtCTTTTatccataatttttttagaagaaaCAATGTACTTATTATGGTGATTTGGCTTCTTGTGTTACTAAAACTATAGGTTGTATAAATCATTAAATCTTCATATTAATGATCGTTTCAATTTTTCTAGCATAAGTAATTCATGTATAATTtcataacaacaacaaattatttaaaatgtctaTAGTTGAGTCATTTAGTTAGGTGAAAACgcatattaatttattatgattaattattGAAAATCTATGAGTAAATATTTATCTAACATGTATTTGTTGACTTTATATAAACATTAGATatcattttgaaaatgttagttCAGATTATTCAATCACTCAAATAAAGTATTAACATatcaacatgggttgtggtcaGAGGCGTATCTAGGGGGTCACCTGGTTCGCGTGAACCCATGATCCCTTTCccaaatcatatatagtagtgttatattttaaaagatatattgaaATATGAATGTGTGGACTGTGAACCCACACTTGAAGTATCACACAATGCGATTATGACTTGGTGCACCTCTCTTTGTAAAATTTTAACCATTTTCAGTAGTAAAAACCTAAATATcgaaccgatcaaatttatatcatagatcaacatttttataacagtgcactcatcatctcaaaatcctagatacgcctctggttgtggtgcactggtgagagtgcttcacccttaacTAGAGGTCTTGGGTTCGAGCCTtggatatggagaaaatcttgttgggagcaCCACCAATGCCGGCTCAATGCTTATAAAAATTAGGCATATGCCTTGGGCCCCCAATTTTAAGGGGCCTCTAATTTTTTTACCacaataaattatgtgttaattttttttatagaaaaaaataattatctaagataaatatatttttcttaaaaaatatataaattattttattcaccTTAACCTcaataaatagaagaaatcaagaaaaatttgTTTTGTCTTCTTACATTCTCTTCACTAACTCTCGCACTGTAATTTTCTAGACTCCTTTTATACTATAGGTAAGTTACAActctataaaaaatatgaataaatagtaaaaatcaTGTTTTGGATAAAGTGAATTACAAGCCTGTttaaattgacttattttatgtgtttttaaatataaaaaaaaaaaaaaaaaagaagcttatAAGTTgttttgtcaacttattacttatagaataatgttaacaagTTATATAATGATTGCTAGCTAAAAGATTTTAGGCCTTtaattgaaatttcgctttaggcctccaagtacgttgagccgcccctgagCGCCAccccgaatgggccctgcaAAGCGTGATTtgaatttagtcggagctctaATGTGGATTCCGAANTAGTTCAGATTATTCAATCACTCAAATAAAGTATTAACATatcaacatgggttgtggtcaGAGGCGTATCTAGGGGGTCACCTGGTTCGCGTGAACCCATGATCCCTTTCccaaatcatatatagtagtgttatattttaaaagatatattgaaATATGAATGTGTGGACTGTGAACCCACACTTGAAGTATCACACAATACGATTATGACTTGGTGCACCTCtctttgtaaaattttaatcgTTTTCAGTAGTAAAAACCTAAATATcgaaccgatcaaatttatatcatagattaatatttttataacagtgcactcatcatctcaaaatcctggatacgcctctggttgtggtgcactggtgaAAGTGCTTCACCCTTAACTAGAGGTCTCGGGTTCTAGTCCtggatatggagaaaatcttgttgggagcgccaccccgaatgggccctgcagagCATGATTcggatttagtcggagctccaatgtggatTCCGAACACCgggtggaaaaccaaaaaaaaatttaaaaaataaagtattaaCATTGGATGAGTTTCAGTTGAAGAATACATATGAtcataaattgaaagaaaaaaacatgttGTGGATGGTTTGAAAATTCGATTTATATTAAGTCCATAAAAATTGCAGGTATATTAGTCAACCTGAAAGACATCATCGAAAATACATAATGTCGGAATCagtttgaaaaatcatttgAGAATAATATCtttctctcaatttttttaattgataatatCGTGACCTTAAGTGGATCTTTGAGAAAtacttttttcttataattaatCATATCCATAATtattgaaagatatttttataattaattaagtgaACAGTGAACTCCTCCAAATCCCAAGAACATAGCACATGTGAACACAACTAGAGTGGTATGGAGACCTGTGACGGTTTCAACTATTGACAATTGAATTTTAGATTAATACGAGAATTATCGAAAACATCACCAAATTCGCATAAATtattagttatatttttaaactaataacagctttaaaaatatatttttatttaattaggtGAACTTAAATATACTTCGATCTTGTAATATGCGTTAAATATACCTCTAAATTATCATCAAATTTAGAgatgttttcaacacttctctagACTTTTTATTAAGAGCATCATGCTCTTACAAGAATTCAAGATCACTTGCTATATCATGTGGCAGATCAAAGATGTATCGaaaatatatctaaatttaTATTACCAATACACCTTcgatcaaaatattaaatttattattatatttaaagattAATATAATAgattatgattttataaaaatggACAATGAGATTATACTTAAAAATCAATTATGATTCTTTGGCAATTCTTTAAGTAACAATAAAACGATtgattttgacaaaaaattattctttaagCATCCCACAATTCAAAGGGAAAAAATTACACCAATTCTTGTtggtataaattcaaattagttgtTACATAAAAGACCTGATATATTTGATTTTCAACATTTCTATAATGATAGAATTACATTAGAATcacttttttcaataaaaatattatgtcaACTCAAATTAAATATAGACATCTTtctgacaaaaaaataaataaaatatagacatctttccttttaaaaaactttttgagaCATAAAGGATCTGAAAGAGATTTCCAATTTTGAATGGtgacaataaaacaaaactttgaacCATCTAgcaataaaaagaaaatcaccAACAAATAtaactacttattttttaatcaaaaatttCGTATTTGAgtcatattaaatataaaaaaatcattactAGGGATTATTTCCCTTCGAATGGACAGCTCTAATCCGATCTAGAGCTCTAATTCAATCTAGTCAATTTTTATGCGAATACTGAACACcgaataaaaactaaaaaaaaacaaataaaaaggaatttggggggaaaattgaagaaaaaaaagggcaCCCACTCTGTTCTGTTGGATAGTCTGCATCCCACGTACCAATTTTGCAACTAATCTCTCTTTCTTTAATCAGGTGCTTCTTTCAATAATCACAAAACATATTCCAAATTTCGATCTAATATCAATATTCAAGATTTGCATAAAACCACTGTAAGTTGTCTAAATCATTCTCCAAATCTCCTCATTTGCCtacttttttctttgatttgttcaAGATTGGAAAACAATAAATGGTTGTATTGTATATATCTCTTGTTGATAGCATGGTGGTGTTTTGTGTTAAAGTTTGAGTTTTTATTGATTAAGTGAATCAAGATTCAAAAGGGGTTATACTGGATTTGGTTAAATGGTAATTGGGCTGGTGGTTTCTTGGATGTTTTTGTGCTAAAGTTTGAGTTTTTATTGATGAAGTGAATCAAGATTCAAAAGGGGTTCTAGTAGATTTGGTTAAATGATAGTTTGTGTTAAAGTTTGAGTTTTTATTGATGAAGTGAATCAATATTCAAAAGGGGTTCTACTGGATTTGGTAAAAGTTAGGCTGGTGGTTTCTTGGATTATTTTGTGTTAAAGTTTGAGTTTTTATTGATTAAGTGAATCAAGATTGGAAAGGGGTTCTACTGGATTTGGTAATTGGTAGTTGGGCTAATGGTTTCTTGGAGATTTTGCTGATGGATTGTTTTGGTGTGTGAAGGATCGATAGTGCTGATTAGAATGTGTTTTGAAGGTTGTTGCATTGGTTATTGGAAGTGGTGGAACCAATAACTAGGACAAATGAGTACTTTCGGTAGAAGTCTCTCTCATAAACAGAGGGCATTGACAGTTAGCAGCCCTAGACTGTTTGATAAGTCGGTTAGCAGCCCTAGATTTAGTAGGAAAAATGAGGTTTCAAGACTTTTTCGTGTACTTATAGCAATTGGATCTgttgtttcctttttcttgGCAATTGGAGGAGGGTATTTGTATGTCCTACCCAATCTTACAAAATCATTTCATGAGGAGAATCTTATTAGTTTTAATGGTTCGGATAGTTTTTGTGACATATTTGATGGAAAATGGGTAGTTGATAACAACTACCCCTTGTACAATGCCACAGAATGCCCCTTTGTGGAGAAAGGATTCAACTGTTTGGCAAATGGTAGAACCAATGATGATTATCTTAAGTGGAGGTGGAAGCCAAGGAATTGTGAACTCCCCAAGTTTAATGTGTATCATATGTTGGAAATTCTCCGAAATAAAAGAATTGTTTTTGTTGGAGACTCAATGAGTAGGACTCAATGGGAGTCTTTGATATGCCTTCTAATGACAGGGGTGCAAGATAAGGGAAGTGTATATGAAGTAAATGGGAAtaagatcacaaaattaatTCGCTTTCTGGGAGTGAGGTTTAGTTCCTTCAATTTCACCGTTGAATTTTATCGATCTGTATTCCTTGTCCAACATACTTGGTCTTCCAAATATGGAATAAAGAGAGTTAGATCAACCCTTACGTTGGACAAGCTTGATGATATCAGCGATGAGTGGATCAATGCAGACGTCCTCGTATTCAATTCTGGACAGT
Coding sequences within:
- the LOC125845128 gene encoding protein trichome berefringence-like 7 isoform X3: MSTFGRSLSHKQRALTVSSPRLFDKSVSSPRFSRKNEVSRLFRVLIAIGSVVSFFLAIGGGYLYVLPNLTKSFHEENLISFNGSDSFCDIFDGKWVVDNNYPLYNATECPFVEKGFNCLANGRTNDDYLKWRWKPRNCELPKFNVYHMLEILRNKRIVFVGDSMSRTQWESLICLLMTGVQDKGSVYEVNGNKITKLIRFLGVRFSSFNFTVEFYRSVFLVQHTWSSKYGIKRVRSTLTLDKLDDISDEWINADVLVFNSGQWWVPGKLFGVGCYFQVNSTLRIGMSIQTAFRTALETWSSWIDTKINPNRTRVFFRTFEPSHWRYLLIAMPSIQMNAFGSLS
- the LOC125845128 gene encoding protein trichome berefringence-like 7 isoform X1 — protein: MSTFGRSLSHKQRALTVSSPRLFDKSVSSPRFSRKNEVSRLFRVLIAIGSVVSFFLAIGGGYLYVLPNLTKSFHEENLISFNGSDSFCDIFDGKWVVDNNYPLYNATECPFVEKGFNCLANGRTNDDYLKWRWKPRNCELPKFNVYHMLEILRNKRIVFVGDSMSRTQWESLICLLMTGVQDKGSVYEVNGNKITKLIRFLGVRFSSFNFTVEFYRSVFLVQHTWSSKYGIKRVRSTLTLDKLDDISDEWINADVLVFNSGQWWVPGKLFGVGCYFQVNSTLRIGMSIQTAFRTALETWSSWIDTKINPNRTRVFFRTFEPSHWSNLTQRMCNVTNQPLSETNGQESSSFSDAVLEVAHSMKVPVNVLHITPMSAYRKDAHVGLWSDNPSLSDCSHWCLPGLPDLWNEMVFSYLHDSYQHMSLYQQRELNSLD
- the LOC125845128 gene encoding protein trichome berefringence-like 7 isoform X2 — its product is MSTFGRSLSHKQRALTVSSPRLFDKSVSSPRFSRKNEVSRLFRVLIAIGSVVSFFLAIGGGYLYVLPNLTKSFHEENLISFNGSDSFCDIFDGKWVVDNNYPLYNATECPFVEKGFNCLANGRTNDDYLKWRWKPRNCELPKFNVYHMLEILRNKRIVFVGDSMSRTQWESLICLLMTGVQDKGSVYEVNGNKITKLIRFLGVRFSSFNFTVEFYRSVFLVQHTWSSKYGIKRVRSTLTLDKLDDISDEWINADVLVFNSGQWWVPGKLFGVGCYFQVNSTLRIGMSIQTAFRTALETWSSWIDTKINPNRTRVFFRTFEPSHWSNLTQRMCNVTNQPLSETNGQESSSFSDAVLEVAHSMKVPVNVLHITPMSAYRKDAHVGLWSDNPSLSDCSHWCLPGLPDLWNEMVFSYLHDSYQHMSLYQQRE
- the LOC125844988 gene encoding transcription factor HEC3-like, giving the protein MDINHIKLTTSTWEPTMSNMDNEHVFRDQQQPCLSSIPNDHVYHNHQQQQQQQFHFEHNPIWPSFPLQNPQHHHLPSSSSQQQQQQQEVVPFAHVLNNHVQTLIEDHNDQEHNDQDEDEEEEEELGAMKEMMFKIASMQPVDIDPSTIRKPKRRNVRISNDPQSVAARLRRERISEKIRILQRLVPGGTKMDTASMLDEAIRYVKFLKRQIRNLQSSNHNLPPTQISGPSCPNNENWANIVTPSTKGLILGSSSNVTTFVGNTTSDPTYEVIGN